The following are encoded together in the Streptomyces tsukubensis genome:
- a CDS encoding energy-coupling factor ABC transporter ATP-binding protein: MDPVTSPTAPTDPTSPVPPPPSLDVSGLAYAYPDGHQALFGVDLTVARGERVALLGPNGAGKTTLVLHLNGILSGGAGSVTVAGLPVDRKNMAEIRRRVGIVFQDPDDQLFMPTVREDVAFGPAAAGIRGPELEDRVRTALKRVGMDDYADRPPHHLSFGQRRRVAVATVLAMEPEILVLDEPSSNLDPASRRELADILLALDVTVLMVTHDLPYALQLCPRAVVLSDGVIVADGPTGELLADDTLMSAHRLELPFGFDPRSVAAGR, from the coding sequence ATGGACCCTGTGACCTCACCGACTGCCCCGACCGACCCGACTTCCCCGGTCCCGCCGCCGCCCTCCCTGGACGTCTCCGGCCTCGCCTACGCCTATCCCGACGGCCACCAGGCGCTGTTCGGCGTCGACCTGACGGTGGCGCGCGGCGAACGCGTCGCCCTGCTGGGGCCCAACGGAGCGGGAAAGACCACCCTTGTCCTGCACCTCAACGGCATCCTCAGCGGCGGCGCCGGCTCGGTCACGGTGGCGGGGCTGCCCGTCGACAGGAAGAACATGGCCGAGATCAGGCGGCGGGTCGGCATCGTCTTCCAGGACCCGGACGACCAGCTCTTCATGCCCACGGTCCGCGAGGACGTCGCCTTCGGACCCGCCGCCGCGGGGATACGCGGCCCCGAACTGGAGGACCGGGTACGGACCGCGCTGAAGCGGGTCGGCATGGACGACTACGCCGACCGGCCACCGCACCACCTCTCCTTCGGCCAGCGGCGCAGGGTCGCGGTCGCGACCGTCCTCGCCATGGAGCCGGAGATCCTCGTCCTCGACGAGCCCTCGTCCAACCTCGATCCCGCCTCGCGCCGCGAACTCGCCGACATCCTCCTGGCGCTGGACGTCACCGTCCTCATGGTCACCCACGACCTTCCGTACGCCCTCCAGCTCTGCCCGCGCGCGGTCGTCCTCAGCGACGGCGTGATCGTCGCGGACGGCCCCACCGGCGAACTGCTCGCCGATGACACCCTCATGAGCGCCCACCGCCTGGAACTGCCCTTCGGCTTCGACCCGAGGTCGGTGGCGGCGGGGCGTTAG
- the cbiQ gene encoding cobalt ECF transporter T component CbiQ → MGAGHAHRLYRHGHSAVHRLPPHCKLAAVLCFVIVVVSTPREAAWAFGLYALLLCAVAYTARVPAGFLLKRLLIEIPFVAFAVLMPFVAEGERVDVLGLSLSVNGLWGAWNVLAKGTLGVAASVLLASTTELRELLLGLQRLRLPPMLVQIASFMVRYGDVITDEMRRMRIARESRGFEASGVRHWGVLAKSAGALFIRSYERGERVHLAMMSRGYTGSMPVIDDVTATRAQWSHALALPAAALAVCLLGWTL, encoded by the coding sequence ATGGGCGCGGGCCACGCCCACCGGCTCTACAGGCACGGCCACTCGGCGGTCCACCGGCTTCCCCCGCACTGCAAACTCGCCGCGGTCCTCTGCTTCGTCATCGTCGTCGTCTCCACCCCGCGCGAGGCCGCCTGGGCCTTCGGTCTCTACGCGCTGCTGCTGTGCGCCGTCGCGTACACGGCCAGGGTCCCCGCCGGGTTCCTGCTCAAGCGGCTGCTGATCGAGATCCCCTTCGTCGCCTTCGCGGTCCTCATGCCCTTCGTCGCCGAGGGCGAGCGGGTCGACGTCCTCGGCCTGTCCCTCTCCGTCAACGGGCTGTGGGGCGCCTGGAACGTGCTGGCGAAGGGCACCCTTGGTGTCGCCGCCTCCGTCCTGCTCGCCTCCACGACGGAGCTGCGCGAACTCCTGCTCGGGCTGCAACGGCTGCGGCTGCCCCCGATGCTCGTACAGATCGCGTCCTTCATGGTCCGCTACGGCGATGTCATCACCGACGAGATGCGGCGGATGCGGATCGCGCGCGAGTCACGCGGTTTCGAGGCGAGTGGCGTACGGCACTGGGGGGTACTGGCCAAGTCGGCGGGCGCCCTCTTCATCCGCTCCTACGAACGGGGCGAACGCGTCCACCTGGCCATGATGAGCCGCGGCTACACCGGATCGATGCCCGTCATCGACGATGTCACCGCGACCCGCGCCCAGTGGTCCCACGCCCTCGCCCTGCCCGCCGCCGCTCTCGCCGTATGCCTGCTGGGATGGACCCTGTGA
- a CDS encoding energy-coupling factor ABC transporter permease, with product MHVPDGFINAPVSVVAGVVAAGAVAVSLRGARRELGAMSGPGGIGGERTAPLAGLVAAFIFAVQMLNFPVAGGTSGHLLGGALAAILVGPFTGVLCVSVVLLMQGVLFADGGLTALGVNITDMAIVTTVVAYAIFRGLVKALPRRRSSVTAASFVAALISVPAAAVAFTAMYALGGTTDVSVAKVAGAMIGVHVLIGVGEAVITALTVAAVIAVRPDLVYGARGLTAPLKLRVGGELVDAPAAPTPAPAARSSHRGLWLSGLAASVVLAGFVSFYASASPDGLEKVAHDKGIDRKAEDHASKDSPLADYGVKDISDARISGGLAGVIGVGVTVVAGTGVFWVLRRRRDTDTSPSQVGGTV from the coding sequence ATGCATGTCCCCGACGGATTCATCAACGCCCCGGTCTCGGTCGTGGCCGGAGTCGTCGCGGCGGGGGCCGTCGCGGTCAGTCTCCGCGGCGCCCGGCGCGAACTGGGCGCCATGTCAGGACCAGGCGGTATCGGAGGTGAGCGCACCGCGCCGCTCGCCGGCCTCGTCGCCGCCTTCATCTTCGCCGTGCAGATGCTCAACTTCCCCGTCGCGGGCGGCACCAGCGGCCACCTGCTCGGCGGAGCACTCGCGGCGATACTCGTCGGCCCCTTCACCGGGGTCCTCTGCGTCTCCGTGGTCCTGCTGATGCAGGGCGTGCTCTTCGCCGACGGCGGCCTCACCGCCCTCGGCGTCAACATCACCGACATGGCGATCGTGACCACCGTCGTCGCCTACGCCATCTTCCGCGGCCTGGTGAAGGCGCTCCCGCGCCGCCGCTCCTCCGTCACCGCCGCCTCCTTCGTCGCCGCGCTGATCTCCGTGCCCGCGGCCGCCGTCGCCTTCACCGCGATGTACGCCCTCGGCGGCACCACCGACGTATCGGTCGCCAAGGTCGCGGGTGCCATGATCGGCGTGCACGTACTCATCGGCGTCGGCGAGGCCGTCATCACCGCCCTGACCGTGGCCGCCGTCATCGCCGTACGCCCCGACCTCGTCTACGGCGCCCGAGGACTGACCGCCCCGCTCAAACTCCGCGTCGGCGGGGAACTGGTCGACGCGCCCGCCGCCCCCACGCCCGCCCCCGCCGCCCGCTCCTCCCACCGCGGCCTCTGGCTCTCCGGCCTCGCCGCCTCCGTCGTACTCGCCGGATTCGTCAGCTTCTACGCCTCCGCCAGCCCCGACGGCCTGGAGAAGGTCGCCCACGACAAGGGCATCGACCGCAAGGCCGAGGACCACGCCTCCAAGGATTCGCCGCTCGCCGACTACGGCGTGAAGGACATCAGTGACGCCCGGATCTCCGGTGGTCTCGCGGGTGTGATCGGCGTCGGCGTCACCGTCGTCGCGGGCACCGGCGTCTTCTGGGTGCTGCGCCGCCGCCGCGACACCGACACCTCGCCCTCGCAGGTCGGCGGGACGGTCTGA
- a CDS encoding SsgA family sporulation/cell division regulator: MTAAVEQYTRARVLGDSTELPSIPVALRYDPGSGPDTVRLAFSGEGGNDWTFSRALLEEGLRAPAGTGDVRVWPCGRVQTVMEFHARGDVVMIQLDSSALLRFLRRTYDATAQYEAVSTGTAAPTVGVTQVAQRAVGSPRA; encoded by the coding sequence ATGACAGCCGCCGTCGAGCAGTACACACGAGCCCGCGTCCTGGGCGACTCCACGGAACTCCCCTCGATCCCGGTGGCCCTGCGCTACGACCCCGGATCGGGACCCGACACGGTACGGCTCGCCTTCTCGGGCGAAGGGGGCAACGACTGGACCTTCTCCCGCGCGCTGCTCGAAGAAGGTCTGCGCGCCCCCGCGGGCACCGGCGACGTGCGCGTCTGGCCGTGCGGCCGGGTCCAGACCGTCATGGAGTTCCACGCGCGCGGTGACGTCGTCATGATCCAGCTCGACAGCTCCGCGCTGCTGCGCTTCCTGCGCCGTACGTACGACGCGACCGCCCAGTACGAGGCGGTGTCCACGGGTACGGCGGCCCCCACCGTCGGCGTCACCCAGGTGGCCCAGCGGGCGGTGGGCTCTCCCCGCGCCTGA
- a CDS encoding MMPL family transporter, protein MATFLYKLGRFAFRRRRYVALFWVALLALVGFGAASASSAGSSSFSIPGVEAQKAFDLLDQRFPGTSSDGASAKIVFKAPEGQKITDPASKAEVKKTVQAIDHGSKEVASVADPFAGGNSVSKNGEIAYATVTYKVSSMELQDSSKDALQDAVDDAKADGMTVEVGGDVLQAMPETGATEVIGIAIAAVVLVITFGSLIAAGLPLLTALIGVGVGVASITALANALSLDSTTSILAMMIGLAVGIDYALFIVSRYRAERAEGKKPEEAVGRAVGTAGSAVVFAGLTVIIALVGLAVVNIPMLTKMGVAAAGTVAIAVLVALTMIPALLGFAGNMVLGRKARKAAKSTKASGGDADAVADVVAAAHRQPSGEHKTNMGTRWARFVLRKPVMVLVLGVVGLGVVAVPATQMQLGLPDDGSQPTDTTQRRAYDLLSEGFGPGFNGPLMTVVDGRGADDPHSAANREVAQIKKLPDVTAVTPATFNKAGDTATITVVPSSKPTSEETKDLVNAIRDDGRNLKSETGASVLVTGTTAMNIDVSQKLTDALVPYLILVVGLAFLLLMVVFRSILVPLKAALGFLLSVVAALGAVVAVYQWGWLGSLFGVEETGPIMSMMPIFMVGVVFGLAMDYEVFLVTRMREAHVHGESPKQAVETGFRHGTRVVTAAAVIMMAVFAGFISSSEQMVKMIGFSLAIAVLFDAFVVRMAIVPAVLALLGKRAWWLPRWLDRILPNVDVEGEQLHKQLGDGPDEPQGPDADRELSRV, encoded by the coding sequence GTGGCCACGTTCCTGTACAAACTCGGCCGTTTCGCCTTCCGGCGACGCCGCTACGTAGCCCTGTTCTGGGTGGCGTTGCTCGCGCTCGTGGGCTTCGGTGCCGCCAGCGCCAGCAGCGCCGGTTCCAGTTCCTTCTCCATACCCGGGGTCGAGGCCCAGAAGGCCTTCGACCTCCTCGACCAGCGCTTCCCCGGCACCAGCTCGGACGGCGCGAGTGCCAAGATCGTCTTCAAGGCCCCGGAGGGCCAGAAGATCACCGATCCCGCCAGCAAGGCCGAGGTCAAGAAGACCGTCCAGGCCATCGACCACGGGTCGAAGGAAGTGGCCTCGGTCGCCGACCCCTTCGCGGGTGGCAACTCCGTCAGCAAGAACGGTGAGATCGCCTACGCGACGGTGACCTACAAGGTCAGCTCCATGGAGCTGCAGGACAGCTCCAAGGACGCCCTTCAGGACGCCGTGGACGACGCCAAGGCCGACGGGATGACCGTCGAGGTCGGCGGCGACGTGCTCCAGGCGATGCCGGAGACCGGGGCCACCGAGGTCATCGGCATCGCCATCGCCGCCGTCGTCCTCGTCATCACCTTCGGATCGCTGATCGCGGCGGGGCTGCCCCTGCTGACGGCGCTGATCGGGGTGGGTGTCGGTGTCGCCTCCATCACCGCGCTCGCGAACGCCTTGAGCCTGGACTCCACCACTTCGATCCTGGCGATGATGATCGGCCTCGCGGTCGGCATCGACTACGCCCTCTTCATCGTCTCCCGCTACCGGGCGGAACGGGCCGAGGGCAAGAAACCCGAGGAGGCGGTCGGCCGGGCTGTCGGTACGGCGGGCTCCGCCGTGGTGTTCGCCGGTCTCACCGTGATCATCGCCCTTGTCGGGCTCGCCGTCGTCAACATCCCGATGCTCACCAAGATGGGCGTGGCAGCGGCGGGCACCGTCGCCATCGCCGTCCTGGTGGCCCTCACCATGATCCCGGCGCTGCTCGGCTTCGCGGGCAACATGGTCCTCGGCCGCAAGGCCCGTAAGGCAGCCAAGAGCACGAAGGCCTCGGGCGGGGACGCCGACGCGGTCGCCGACGTCGTCGCCGCGGCCCACCGTCAGCCCTCCGGCGAGCACAAGACCAACATGGGCACCCGCTGGGCCCGCTTCGTCCTGCGCAAGCCGGTCATGGTGCTGGTCCTCGGTGTCGTCGGCCTCGGCGTGGTGGCCGTACCCGCCACCCAGATGCAGCTCGGCCTGCCCGACGACGGCTCGCAGCCCACGGACACCACCCAGCGGCGCGCCTACGACCTGCTGTCCGAGGGCTTCGGCCCCGGCTTCAACGGCCCGCTGATGACGGTGGTCGACGGACGCGGAGCGGACGACCCGCACAGCGCGGCCAACCGCGAAGTCGCCCAGATCAAGAAGCTGCCCGACGTCACCGCTGTCACCCCGGCGACCTTCAACAAGGCCGGCGACACGGCGACCATCACGGTCGTGCCCTCCTCCAAGCCCACCTCTGAGGAGACGAAGGACCTGGTCAACGCGATCAGGGACGACGGCCGGAATCTGAAGTCGGAGACCGGCGCGAGTGTCCTCGTCACCGGTACGACGGCGATGAACATCGACGTCTCGCAGAAGCTGACCGACGCGCTCGTGCCGTATCTGATCCTCGTGGTCGGCCTGGCGTTCCTGCTGCTGATGGTCGTCTTCCGCTCGATCCTCGTACCCCTGAAGGCCGCGCTCGGCTTCCTGCTCTCGGTGGTCGCCGCGCTCGGCGCGGTGGTCGCGGTCTACCAGTGGGGCTGGCTCGGCTCGCTCTTCGGCGTGGAGGAGACCGGCCCGATCATGAGCATGATGCCGATCTTCATGGTCGGCGTGGTGTTCGGCCTCGCGATGGACTACGAGGTGTTCCTCGTGACCCGTATGCGAGAGGCCCATGTGCACGGCGAGTCGCCGAAGCAGGCCGTCGAGACCGGGTTCAGGCACGGGACGCGCGTCGTCACGGCCGCTGCGGTGATCATGATGGCGGTCTTCGCCGGCTTCATCAGCTCCAGTGAGCAGATGGTCAAGATGATCGGCTTCAGCCTGGCCATCGCCGTCCTCTTCGACGCCTTCGTGGTGCGGATGGCGATCGTGCCCGCCGTACTCGCGCTGCTCGGCAAGCGTGCGTGGTGGCTGCCGCGCTGGCTCGACCGGATACTGCCCAACGTGGACGTCGAGGGCGAGCAGCTGCACAAGCAGCTCGGCGACGGACCCGATGAGCCCCAGGGCCCGGACGCGGACCGGGAGCTGAGCCGCGTCTGA
- a CDS encoding TetR/AcrR family transcriptional regulator, which yields MAGAQGTTTRRSRITPEREAELYGAVLDLLREVGYDALTMDGVAARARSSKATLYRQWGSKAELVVKALRHQKPVRIDEIDTGSLRGDFRTLVSLNDDCRMERDGALMRGLAMAMHDNPDLHRAFHELLIEPEMTGLDRVVRRAVDRGEVSADNPALGYIVHMMIGAFVGRNMIDNQPVSQAFLTSYVDAVILPALGV from the coding sequence ATGGCCGGAGCGCAGGGAACCACCACGCGCCGCAGCCGTATCACGCCCGAGCGCGAGGCCGAGCTGTACGGCGCCGTGCTCGATCTGCTCCGTGAGGTCGGTTACGACGCGCTCACCATGGACGGCGTCGCCGCCCGCGCCCGCTCCAGCAAGGCCACCCTCTACCGCCAGTGGGGGAGCAAGGCCGAACTGGTCGTCAAGGCGCTCCGACACCAGAAGCCGGTCAGGATCGACGAGATCGACACCGGCTCGCTACGTGGTGACTTCCGGACACTGGTCTCCCTGAACGACGACTGCCGGATGGAACGGGACGGCGCGCTGATGCGCGGTCTCGCCATGGCCATGCACGACAACCCCGACCTGCACCGTGCCTTCCACGAGCTGCTGATCGAGCCGGAGATGACCGGTCTCGACCGAGTGGTCCGCAGGGCGGTCGACCGGGGTGAGGTCAGCGCGGACAACCCCGCGCTCGGCTACATCGTGCACATGATGATCGGTGCCTTCGTCGGCAGGAACATGATCGACAACCAGCCGGTCAGCCAGGCATTCCTCACGTCCTACGTCGACGCCGTGATTCTCCCCGCTCTCGGCGTCTGA
- a CDS encoding SDR family oxidoreductase — protein MSKVPRTVVSTAPVGSLEGKVAVVTGAARGVGELLARKLSARGATIALVGLEAEALKEVTGRLHGESDHWYADVTDHEAMARVASEVGRRFGKVDIVVANAGVATGGPFIDSDPESWRRVIEVNLVGSAVTARAFLPALTESRGYLLQIASLAAITPAPMMSAYCASKSGVEAYAHCLRAEVGHRGVKVGVGYLSWTDTDMVRGADRDDVMRELRQRLPWPSNKTYPLGPAVDRLVAGIERRASHVYAQRWLRGMQSVRGYLPSVIGTVGRREMARFGDRLAGVSKGLVGAGGAADEGERGRLSRL, from the coding sequence ATGAGCAAGGTGCCGAGGACCGTCGTCAGTACCGCCCCCGTCGGGTCCCTGGAAGGGAAGGTGGCCGTCGTCACCGGGGCCGCCAGGGGTGTGGGGGAGCTGCTGGCGAGGAAGCTCTCCGCGCGCGGTGCCACGATCGCCCTGGTGGGACTTGAGGCCGAGGCGCTGAAGGAGGTCACCGGGCGTCTGCACGGGGAGAGCGACCACTGGTACGCCGACGTCACCGACCACGAGGCCATGGCCAGGGTGGCGAGTGAGGTCGGGCGACGCTTCGGCAAGGTCGACATCGTCGTCGCCAACGCGGGCGTGGCCACCGGCGGGCCCTTCATCGACTCCGACCCCGAGTCGTGGCGCCGGGTCATCGAGGTCAACCTCGTCGGCTCGGCCGTCACCGCGCGCGCCTTCCTCCCCGCGCTCACCGAGAGCCGCGGCTACCTCCTCCAGATCGCCTCCCTCGCCGCGATCACGCCCGCTCCGATGATGTCGGCGTACTGCGCCTCCAAGTCGGGCGTGGAGGCGTACGCCCACTGTCTGCGCGCGGAGGTCGGCCACCGCGGGGTCAAGGTCGGTGTCGGCTACCTGAGCTGGACCGACACGGACATGGTGCGCGGCGCCGACAGGGACGACGTCATGCGCGAGCTGCGGCAGCGGCTGCCCTGGCCCTCCAACAAGACCTATCCGCTCGGCCCCGCGGTCGACCGGCTCGTCGCGGGGATCGAGCGCCGGGCGAGCCACGTCTACGCGCAGCGGTGGCTGCGGGGCATGCAGTCCGTACGCGGCTACCTGCCCTCGGTCATCGGGACGGTCGGCCGCAGGGAGATGGCACGGTTCGGTGACCGCCTCGCCGGGGTCTCCAAGGGGCTGGTCGGCGCGGGTGGCGCCGCCGACGAAGGGGAGCGGGGGCGGCTCAGCCGCCTTTGA
- a CDS encoding alpha/beta fold hydrolase → MRNPGHATRGSYAPPSPAGTLTAESADGGRLHVEVFGPSGAPAVVLSHGWTCSTAFWAAQVRALAPDHRVITYDQRGHGRSPAPAQLDGYTTDVLADDLEAVLAATLEPGEKAVLVGHSMGGMTFMAASGRAGFKEHAGAVLLCSTGSSGLVAGSEVLPMRAGPLRTRLTAAVLGARAPLGPVTPAGKRVLKYGVMGPGSTPEQVDACARIVHACPTPVRYGWSRVLERLALDEGVTTITAPTAVIVGTADRLTPVAHARAIAGALPHCVGLTELPGLGHMTPIEAPAAVTARIRDLVTTHVLPLQVKETS, encoded by the coding sequence ATGAGGAATCCGGGACACGCGACCCGCGGCAGCTACGCCCCGCCGTCGCCCGCGGGGACACTGACCGCCGAGTCCGCGGACGGCGGACGCCTGCACGTCGAGGTGTTCGGCCCCTCCGGCGCCCCCGCCGTGGTCCTCTCGCACGGCTGGACCTGCTCCACCGCCTTCTGGGCCGCGCAGGTGCGCGCCCTCGCACCCGACCACCGCGTCATCACCTACGACCAGCGCGGCCACGGCCGGAGCCCCGCCCCCGCGCAACTCGACGGCTACACCACGGACGTACTCGCCGACGACCTCGAAGCGGTACTCGCCGCGACCCTGGAACCCGGCGAAAAGGCCGTACTCGTCGGTCACTCCATGGGAGGCATGACCTTCATGGCGGCCTCGGGCAGGGCCGGATTCAAGGAGCACGCCGGCGCTGTCCTGCTGTGCAGTACGGGCAGTTCCGGGCTGGTCGCGGGGTCCGAGGTGCTGCCGATGCGGGCCGGGCCGCTGCGCACCAGGCTGACCGCCGCGGTGCTCGGGGCGCGCGCCCCGCTCGGCCCCGTCACCCCTGCGGGCAAGCGGGTGCTCAAGTACGGGGTGATGGGCCCGGGTTCCACACCGGAACAGGTCGACGCGTGCGCCAGGATCGTGCACGCCTGCCCGACCCCCGTACGGTACGGCTGGTCCAGGGTGCTCGAACGGCTCGCCCTCGACGAGGGCGTCACCACGATCACCGCCCCCACCGCCGTCATCGTCGGCACCGCCGACCGGCTCACCCCCGTGGCGCACGCCCGCGCCATCGCCGGGGCCCTGCCGCACTGCGTCGGCCTCACCGAACTTCCCGGGCTCGGCCACATGACCCCCATCGAGGCGCCCGCCGCCGTCACGGCGCGGATCAGGGACCTGGTCACCACCCACGTACTGCCGCTACAGGTCAAGGAGACGTCATGA
- a CDS encoding flavin-containing monooxygenase — translation MAEHEKGHKRGAKERAPKPEHVRVVVVGSGFGGLGAAVRLRREGVTDFVVLERAGSVGGTWRDNSYPGCACDVPSHLYSFSFAPNPDWPRTFSGQPHIRAYLERVTDTFGLRPHIRLNCEVLRMRWDTERLLWEVETARGPLTADVVVSATGPLSDPKTPDIPGLDTFPGEVFHSARWDHGADLRGKRVAVIGTGASAIQIVPSIQPEVSHLTLFQRTPAWVMPRVDRPIGAAERWLHRRIPATTAARRGVLWGIRELQVQAFTKHPEELGLVEQLARTNIARAIKDPALRARLTPSYRIGCKRILLSNAYYPALAQPNVDVIDSGLSEVRGSTLVGADGRTTEADVIVFGTGFHVTDMPIADRVVGAEGHTLAESWKDGMKSLRGATAAGFPNWMTVIGPNTGLGNSSMILMIEAQLNYLADYLRQLDVLGPGSALDARTGAVDHWNHKVQERMKTTVWNTGGCTSWYLDASGRNTTIWPATTRAFRAATREVNLAEYDVLRPPRPVSPPPPGADAEREAVLGA, via the coding sequence ATGGCCGAGCACGAGAAGGGCCACAAGCGCGGGGCGAAGGAGCGGGCGCCGAAGCCCGAGCATGTGCGGGTGGTGGTGGTCGGTTCGGGTTTCGGCGGGCTCGGGGCGGCCGTCAGACTGCGCAGGGAAGGCGTCACCGACTTCGTCGTACTGGAACGGGCCGGCTCCGTCGGCGGCACCTGGCGCGACAACAGCTATCCGGGGTGCGCCTGCGACGTCCCCTCGCACCTCTACTCCTTCTCCTTCGCGCCCAACCCCGACTGGCCGCGCACCTTCTCGGGCCAGCCGCACATCCGCGCCTACCTGGAGCGGGTGACCGACACCTTCGGGCTGCGTCCGCACATCCGTCTCAACTGCGAGGTGCTGCGGATGCGCTGGGACACCGAGCGACTGCTCTGGGAGGTCGAGACCGCGCGGGGACCGCTCACCGCCGATGTGGTCGTCTCCGCGACCGGGCCGCTCTCCGACCCCAAGACGCCGGACATCCCAGGACTCGACACCTTCCCCGGTGAGGTCTTCCACTCGGCGCGCTGGGACCACGGCGCCGACCTGCGCGGCAAACGCGTCGCGGTCATCGGCACCGGTGCCTCGGCCATCCAGATCGTCCCCTCGATCCAGCCGGAGGTCTCGCACCTCACCCTCTTCCAGCGCACCCCGGCCTGGGTGATGCCCCGGGTGGACCGCCCGATCGGCGCCGCGGAGCGCTGGCTGCACCGCCGGATACCCGCCACCACCGCCGCGCGGCGCGGGGTGCTCTGGGGCATCAGGGAACTCCAGGTACAGGCCTTCACCAAACACCCCGAGGAACTGGGGCTCGTCGAGCAGCTGGCCAGGACCAACATCGCCCGCGCCATCAAGGACCCCGCCCTCCGTGCCAGGCTGACGCCCTCGTACCGCATCGGCTGCAAGCGCATCCTGCTCTCCAACGCGTACTATCCGGCGCTCGCCCAGCCCAATGTGGACGTCATCGACTCCGGACTCAGCGAGGTGCGCGGCTCCACGCTGGTCGGCGCCGACGGCCGTACGACCGAGGCGGACGTCATCGTCTTCGGTACCGGATTCCACGTCACCGACATGCCGATAGCCGACCGGGTCGTCGGCGCGGAGGGCCACACGCTCGCCGAGTCGTGGAAGGACGGCATGAAGTCGCTGCGCGGCGCGACCGCGGCGGGGTTCCCCAACTGGATGACGGTCATCGGCCCCAACACCGGGCTCGGCAACTCCTCGATGATCCTCATGATCGAGGCCCAGCTCAACTATCTGGCCGACTACCTGCGGCAGTTGGACGTCCTCGGGCCGGGATCGGCGCTCGACGCACGGACGGGGGCCGTCGACCACTGGAACCACAAGGTGCAGGAACGGATGAAGACCACCGTGTGGAACACCGGCGGCTGCACCAGCTGGTACCTCGACGCGAGCGGGCGCAACACCACCATCTGGCCCGCCACGACCCGGGCGTTCAGGGCCGCGACCCGGGAGGTCAACCTCGCCGAGTACGACGTCCTGCGGCCTCCGAGGCCGGTGTCACCGCCGCCACCGGGCGCGGACGCCGAGCGCGAGGCGGTGCTGGGCGCATGA
- a CDS encoding MerR family transcriptional regulator, whose amino-acid sequence MTELAEAAGITVRTLRFYRERKLIRPPRREGRIAWYDEHHLARLRTIAALLERGHTLNGIAELAEAFEHGRGVAEVLGIDRPSEETPVRLSPEELADHFAGEVTAENLAAALDLGYLALDGDEIVHLSRRLLDVSASLVRQGVPLATVLEAGSRVREHTDALAGLFLTVMRPHTPPGGLEKLRPLAKAVVEAELSMALDRHIAAAEGTTGGGGGGGGGDEAGDQRS is encoded by the coding sequence ATGACGGAGTTGGCGGAGGCCGCCGGGATCACCGTGCGCACCCTGCGCTTCTACCGCGAGCGCAAACTGATCAGGCCCCCGCGCAGGGAGGGCCGTATCGCCTGGTACGACGAACACCACCTGGCCCGACTGCGTACGATCGCCGCCCTGCTGGAGCGCGGTCACACCCTCAACGGCATCGCGGAACTGGCCGAGGCGTTCGAGCACGGCCGGGGCGTGGCCGAGGTACTGGGCATCGACCGCCCCTCGGAGGAGACCCCGGTCCGCCTCTCCCCCGAGGAACTCGCCGACCACTTCGCGGGCGAGGTCACCGCCGAGAACCTGGCCGCGGCGCTGGACCTCGGCTATCTCGCCCTCGACGGCGACGAGATAGTGCACCTCAGCCGCCGCCTGTTGGACGTGTCGGCGTCACTCGTACGACAAGGGGTGCCCCTGGCCACGGTGCTCGAAGCCGGCAGCCGGGTACGCGAACACACCGACGCCCTGGCAGGTCTGTTCCTCACCGTGATGCGCCCGCACACCCCGCCGGGCGGACTGGAGAAGCTGCGCCCCTTGGCGAAGGCCGTGGTCGAGGCGGAACTGTCAATGGCACTCGACCGGCACATCGCGGCGGCGGAGGGCACGACCGGCGGGGGTGGCGGGGGTGGCGGGGGCGACGAGGCCGGGGATCAGAGGTCGTAG